The segment GATAAATACCATTTAGCAACCTTAAGCAGGGGGTACGGACGGAAAACCAGGGGATTCCGCCTGGCAGCAACCGGGAGCAGTGTCAAAGACATCGGTGATGAGCCAGTGCTTCTCAAGGGAAAATTCCCTGAGGTCATGGTAGCTGTTGACGAAAGCCGGCGACGTGGCGTGAGAAAGTTGATGGAGCTGGATCCGGTCCCGGACGTGATCCTGCTGGATGATGCCTACCAGCACAGGTATATTCAACCAGGTTTGAACATTTTGCTGACAGATTATTTTAACCTTTACACAAAAGATTACCTGATTCCTGCCGGTCGCCTGAGAGAGCCCAAATCCGGTGCGAAACGTGCTGATATAATTGTTGTTACAAAAACAGATCCCGTCTGGTCTCCCATAACCGAACGCTATTTACGGGAAGAACTCTGTCCGGAACCTGATCAAACAGTCTGTTACTCCTATCTTAAATATGGGGATCCCGTCGCGTTATCGGGTGAAAAGACGGATCTTTGCCTGCAGAAGAAAGGAAGTGTCCTGATGGTATCAGGGATTGCGAATCCATATCCCCTGGAAGTATACCTGAAGAGTCATTTCAATGAGTTTGAGCGATTGACCTTCAGGGATCATCACCAATTCACAGCAGGGGATGTAAAGAAGATCCGTTCTGTTTTTGTCAGCATGATGGGAAGGGAAAAGATCATCCTTACCACGGAAAAAGATGCGATACGGATGCGGGAAGCCAATATTGCAGATCTGCTGATGGATCTCCCGGTATACTATCTGCCAGTTCGGATTGAGTTTCATTCCGCTTCCTCACAAACCTTTGATTCACGTGTGTTGAACTATGTGGAAGAAAGTAAATAAAATTGCTGACGATATTAGGTTAAAGATCCCTTATGTACCGAAAGCAGGGATTATACTGGGTACAGGATTGAGCAGGATGGCGGATGAAATCCAGCAATCAACAGCATTATCCTATGGTGGTATTGAGGGATTCCCATTAACGAGCGTAGCAGGTCACACGGGCAGGCTGATTTTCGGGGAGCTGGGCAATAAAAAGGTTATGGTCATGCAAGGCCGTGTGCACTCCTATGAAGGGATTTCCATGCAGGACATGGTACTGCCCATCCGGGTGATGCACCGCCTGGGCATTGAACTGCTCATCCTGACCAATGCTTCGGGCGGAATAAATCCTTCACTGGAGATTGGTGACCTGATGGTTGTCAAGGACCAGATCAACCTTATGAACAGCAATCCCCTGATCGGGAAGCACGATCAACGTTTTGGCGACCGGTTCCCCGATATGAGCCAGGTGTTCGACCGAAACATCATCAGCAAGGTACAACGGATCGCCCTGAAGAACCATATACCCTTAAAATCAGGGATCCTGGCTGCAGTAACCGGTCCGACCTTTGAAACCAGGGCTGAATATGCCTATATACGTTACCTTGGTGCAGATGCAGTCGGGATGTCGATCATTCCTGAAGCGATTGCAGCCAGGCAGCTTAATTTGCCCTGTTGTGCGGTGACCATCATTTCGGACCTTGGTGTTCCGGATAAAATGACAAAGGTAAGTCACGAAGAAGTGCAGCAGGCGTCAGGAAAGTCAGCACCCTATTTGACGCTGCTGATCAAAAAATTACTGGAGGAATGGTAAGTGATCGGATTTACATTGAAAAAAATTACCAGAAATTTTGAATCATAAACATACGTTGCAGTGAACTCTCTGACCACAGATCAGTCAAAAGGGAAGATCTACTTTGTGTCTGACTTTCATTTTGGCATACCCGACTCAAGGAGCAGCCTTGAACGGGAAAGGAAATTAATACGCTGGCTGGATGAGATCAGGAAAGATGCAGTTGAAATCTACCTGATGGGAGATCTGTTTGATTTCTGGTATGAGTATAAAACGGTCATTCCAAAGGGTTTTACCCGGTTTCTGGGTAAGCTTGCAGAAATCACCGATGCCGGCATCCCGGTGCATTTGTTCAAGGGGAATCATGATATCTGGGCGTTTGATTACCTGAACAAGGAACTGCACATCACCCTTCACCGTAATCCGGAGATCAGGGTATTGAACGGAAAACGATTTTACCTGGCGCACGGCGATGGTCTCGGTCCTGGTGACCGTGGATACAAATTTCTGAAGAGAACGTTTGAGTGCCCCTTGAATCAGTGGCTGTACAGATGGCTGCATCCGGATATCGGTACGAGGCTGGGACTATTTTTTTCGAAAAGAAGCAAATATGCACAAATTGCCCGTGAAAAGAAAAAGGCAGAGGTGGTCAACATTCCAACGCAACGGCTCTATCAGCACAGTCAGCGGATCCTGGAATCGGAGCCCGGGATCGATTATTTCATTTTCGGGCATCATCACCTGCCCGTTCATTTAACCATCAATGACACGACTCATTTTTTCCTGATTGGTGACTGGATCACGAATTTCTCGTATGTCGTCTTCGACGGCCAGGAAGTGGAGCTTAAATACTTCAGCTGAGCATCAGAGGGAGAACCATTTTTCTACCAGATCGACGAGCCGGGCAGCATAACCGGCTTCATTATCATACCATGCCACGACTTTGACAAGGTCTCTTCTTTTCCCCAGGACAGCGGTCAGGTTTGCATCGAAAATGGCAGAATGCGTATTGCCGATGACATCCGCCGACACGATGGGATCAAATGTATATTGGAGGATTTTGCGCATTGGGCCCCGGGCTGCTTTTTTGAAGGCAGCATTGATATCCTGAACGCTGGCTGGCAGTTGAACGGTACAAGTCAGGTCGGTCAGGGAGCCGTTCACCACCGGAACCCTGATGCCGGCTCCACCCAGGTTTTCTTCCAGATGAGGAAAAATCCGGGATGAAGCTTTCGCTGCGCCTGTCGTCGTAGGGATGATGGAACAGGCCGCTGCCCTTCCACGACGGAAATCTTTATGCGGTCCGTCAATCAGATTCTGGTCGCGCGTATAAGAATGGATGGTAGTAATAAAAGCTTCGTCAATTCCCCAGTTGTCGTCAAGGATTTTGATCAGGGGGGCCACGCAGTTGGTCGTACAGGAGGAGTTGGAAATGATCGTGTCGTGAGGGCTCAAAATGTCGTCATTAATTCCCATTACGATGAATTTGACGTTGTCTTCGGGCCCTATCGAAGGTGCCGAAATGATCACCCTCCGGGCCCCTGCCTGGATATGCAGTTCTGCCAGCTGCTTTGTAGTGAACTCGCCCGTAGCTTCAATCACGACATCAATATCCAGCTCCTTCCACGGCAGGTTGTCGGGCTGAGGGAGTGAAAATGCGTGGATTTTTTTTCCATTTACAAGGAGACCATCTTTTTCTCCCCGGACCCGGCCCCGGAATTCACCCTGGATGGAATCGTATTTCACAAGGTGAGCAAGGTTTACTGCATCTGCCAGATCATTGACCGCAATCAGGTCAATTCGTTTACTTTTAAGCAATTCCCGGAATGTAATCCTGCCAATCCGCCCAAAACCATTGATAGCCAGCCTTATACGATCCATGATGCGCTTTTTGGAAATTTCAAAGGTACGCATTTCGGCTATTTGCTTTTAAATGTCGTCCGAATTTCTTAATTTTGACTGAAATCTGAAGTCACCGGATTTCATTCTGAAAAGTCAATAAACTATTCATCATCATTCATTTAATCACCATGACAAAACCAATGATCAAGGATTACATCCAGGTTAACAGAGACCGGTTTCTTGAAGAGTTGTTTGGGTTGATACGCATTCCGTCGATCAGCACCATTGCTTCGCATGCACCGGATATGCAAAAAGCAGCTGAATACTGGAAAGAAATCATTCTCAATGCCGGCGCCGATAAAGCCGAAATATTTCCCACGAGCGGAAATCCGATCGTTTATGCTGAAAAAATCATTGATCCGGCGTTACCAACCATTCTGGTCTATGCCCATATGGATGTGATGCCGGTTGATCCGTTGGAATTATGGAAAACAGATCCCTTTGAGCCGGTCATCAAGGATGGCAGGATCTATGCCAGGGGAGCGGATGACGACAAAGGCCAGTCGTTCATGCATGCCAAGGCCTTCGAGTACCTGAACAAAACCGGTCAATTACCGTGTAATGTGAAATTCATGATCGAGGGAGAAGAAGAAATCGGTTCGGTAAACATGGGCAATTTTTGTGATGACAACAGGGAAATGCTTAAGGCCGACATCATCCTGGTTTCCGATACCAGCATGATCGCGGAGGATATACCCTCCATTACGGTTGGATTGCGTGGACTGAGCTATATGGAGATCGAAGTGACCGGTCCGGACAGGGATCTGCACTCCGGGATTTTTGGTGGTGCGGTGGCCAATCCCGCGAACATACTAGCACAAATCATTGCTTCACTGCATGATTCGGATAACCGGATCACGATTCCCGGATTTTACGACGATGTGCTGGAGATCAGCCAGGCTGAGCGGCTGGAGATGGCAAAAGCACCCTTTGATCTGAAGGCTTACAAAGAGTCGCTGAAGATTGGGGAAATATGGGGGGAGAAAGGTTATTCCACGATGGAGCGCACGGGTATCAGGCCAACGCTGGATGTGAACGGCATGTGGAGCGGCTATACCGGTGAAGGAGCCAAGACTGTCCTGCCGGCCAAGGCCTGGGCAAAAATCTCCATGCGGCTGGTGCCCAATCAGGACCACCTGAAAATAAGCCGGTTGTTCGAACAACATATCAAAACAATCGCCCCGCCCTATGTCAATGTCAGCGTCAAAACGTTGCACGGGGGACAGGGTTATGTATCCCCCACCGACATGATCGCCTATCAGGCAGCTGAGAGGGCATATGCGGAAGCTTATGAAAAGAAACCTGTCCCGGTAAGAAGCGGGGGAAGCATACCGATCATTTCAACCTTTGAGCAAAAGCTTGGCCTGAAAAGCATTCTGATGGGATTTGGCCTTGAATCCGACGCCATACACTCCCCCAATGAGAATTATTCATTGCACCAGTTCTTCAAAGGCATCGAAACGATCACCTACTTTTATCAGCATTTTGCCGCGCTGGCAAAAAAAGCAGGGATGTCCCCGACAGCTTAGTGCTGAGAACGGTTTTTGAATTCCTCGATCCCTTTATCGAGAAAGTCGATAAATTCATCCACATCGAGGTCATAAGCTCTCGGGGGAACCAGTTTTTCCCCGTGATGATCCAGCAGGACATAAAACGGCTGAGCATTCACATTGAATTGGGTGATCTGAAAATCCGCAAATTTTTTACCTACGGTCTTTTTAATCTTACCATCGTAGGTGGAGGTTATCCATTCGTTCTCCGCTAATGGAGTCTTATCATCGACGTAAAGGGCAATGATGATAAATTGTTCTCTCAGTCGCTGAAGAACTTTGGGATTCGACCAGACATTGGCCTCCATCTCCCGGCAGTTGACACAACCGTGACCTGTGAAGTCGATGAATACAGGCTTATTGAGCTTCCTGGCACAGGCCATTCCCTGCTCATAGTCGAAATAGCCTTCGAGTCCGTGCGGAAGATGCAGAAAATCGCTGTACTTGGGCTTGTCACAGATCTCGGCCGGTTGCCGGATGCCTCCCGATGCATTCGTTCCGGAGCCAACGACCAGCTTGACATTTTCCCGAATGATGTTATTCAGGTCGAAATCATGGGTTGACTGCGGCGGAATATATCCTGACAGAGCTTTAAGAGGAGCACCAAACATCCCGGGTGTCATATAGACCACAAACGTGAAAGTAATGATTGCCAATATGATGCGTGTTACACTGATATACGGGAGGTCCGAATCGTGAGCAAATTTCAGTTTCCCCAGCAGGTAAAATCCCATCAGTGTAAAAATCACGATCCAGAAAGCCAGGTACACTTCCCTGTCAAGTATACCCCAATGATAGGTTTGATCGGCAATACTGAGAAACTTCAATCCCAGCGCCAGTTCAATGAAGCCAAGCACCACCTTGACTGCATTCAGCCATCCGCCTGATTTTGGCAGGTTGGCCAGCCAGGATGGGAAAAAAGCGAAAAGTGTGAAAGGGAGTGCAAATGCCAGGGCAAAACCAAACATACCCACGATCGGTTTGAGGATCTGTCCACCTGCTGACTCAACCAGGATTGCACCGACAAGTGGCCCGGTGCAGGAAAAAGAGACCAGCACCAGCGTGAGGGCCATGAAGAAAGCCCCGGAAATGCCACCTTTGTCGGCCCTTTGATCGGAACGGGTAACCAGCCGGCTGGGCAGGGTCAATTCAAAGGCTCCCAGGAAGGAGGCTGCGAAGACCAGGAAGACCAGGAAGAACAAGACGTTGGGGAGCCAGTGGGTGCTCAGGAAATTAGCAAAATTGGGTCCCAGTGTGATGGCCACGACGGTTCCAATCACTGTATAGATGGCGATGATGGAGAAACCATAAACGATCGCCTGGAATCTGGCCTTGCGTTTGCTTTCATTGTCGTGCATGAAAAACGTGACCGTCATCGGGATCATCGGGAATACACAGGGGGTAAGAATGGCGGCAAATCCCGCAAGCACGGAGATGAGAAAAAAATAGAACAGCGACCTCTTTTCCTTTGTACCTGCAGCAGAGTCTTCCAGGGTGCTTTGTGCCAGAGGTTGATCCGTCGAATCGGTTTCCGTAAGGGAAGCAAGGGTATCACCTGAAAGATCAAGGGTCGTCACAGGTGCAACCGGGACGCCCGATACCTTTTCACCACTGGGTGTGGAATCAACGGTGGATCCAACTGTTTTAGCCTCTTTGTTAAAAGTAAACTCAAATTCTTCATCGGCAGGCGGTAAACATTTTTCGTCATCACACGACATGAAGTTCACATAACCTTTCACGGTGACGGGATCCTTGGTCAGCAAACGGATTTTTTGACTGAAGGTCACCTCATCAGCAAAATACTTGAGGACCATTTCAAAGTTTGGGTCATACTCCTCAAGAGCGGCGGGCTCGGTAACCTTTCCCACCAGCTCATATCCTTTCACATCCTCAAAGGTAAAGGTGGTGGCCGGCGGGCTCATCGGAATATCCTGGGAGTAAAGGTGCCATTTGTTTTCAATTTCAGCCTTAAAAAGAAGCTCTGCCTCAGCAGGGCTGATCAACCGGCTGCTAAAACTCCAGCTGACAGGCTCATAGATCTGGGCCTGCAATTTTAAAAAACCGACCAAAAAAAACATGAACAGCAAGAGTCTGCCCATACGTATATCCTTGCTTAATAGTCTCATATATCCATATTTTGGGTGCAAAGGTAATGAAATGGTAATCATGGGCCCACAGAAAAAAGTTAGCCTGGATAAATTCTCCTGGCTGGAGGAGTCCTTACCGCTGCAATTCAATCCTTAAAGCCTGCTTTGTGCCGGAAGTGATGCGGAACCGGTGATCGATCCTGTGACCGACAAGCCAGATGATCTTTCCATCCGATTCAAGGATCCAGGCATTTTGCTTGTCGAACAGAGTGAATTTTTCGTCGATGAAGAAATCGCTCAATTTTTTCGGATGGTTCATCCCAAAAGGATGAAAATGATCTCCCTTTTTCCATTTTCTCAATAAAAGCGGAAACCTGATCAAGGCAAGATCAAGGTGGGCTACCCCGGGACGCTTATCAGGCTGAAAATCCTCTTTGACCTCTATTCTTTCAAAGCTCATGGATAAAGGAGCGTTCACACGGGAAACATCACTATCAATGTAAAATTCAACGGCAGATACGGGGGTGGAAACATCCAGGGGTTTAACGATCAGTTGGGTCCTGTCTTTAAGAAGGCAGTGGGTTGGTGACAGAAAGAACTTTCCTGACATTCCGGTCAGGGAGCTTCCGATTTTTTTAATGGTTGGATAATTGAATCCCAGAGGAGCCAAAAATTCAGTCAGGTAGGCCGTCACCGGGGATAACTTCAGAAGCCCGGCAATATTGATGAAAAGGTCATTCTCCTTACCGGAACATACCCCTTTCCCTTTTTGATGGATCTCATCCTTTACGATCATTCCCGCGTCCCTCAACCTTTCAATGGTCTGAGTCATTCCATTGCGAAAGTCCGGATTGATTGAATTCAGCACCGGGATTATTTCATGACGGATCTTGTTTCGCGTGTACTTGTCGGACAGGTTGGATGAATCCAGGCAAAACGGGATGGCACGAGCTTGCTGGAATCGTTCAATTTCCTGACGGGTCGCAAACATCAGCGGCCGGATGATCCGTCCCTGTTTTGAGCGGATACCCTGGAGCCCATTCAGCCCGGTTCCTCTTACAAGATTCAACAGCAGGGTTTCGATTTGGTCATCCAGGTGATGGGCGGTTGCCACATAATCGAAATTCTGCGTGTTCAGCAGTTCGTTGAACCACCGGTATCGGAGTTCCCTGGCAGCCATCTGAACCGAAACATAATTCTGCCTGGCAAAGAGTCCGGTCTGAAAACTTCTGGAGAAGAACTGTACGTCAAGTTTTGCTGCCAGTTCTTTCACAAACGATTCTTCCTTGTCTGATTCCTCTCCTCTCAGGCAAAAATTACAATGTGCGATGCCGAACTGGAATCCGGCCTGCCGGAATAACTCCACCATCACCACTGAGTCCATTCCCCCGCTGACCGTAAGCAGCACAGCCTGATGAGGTAAAAACAGGGATTCCCTTTCAATATAGTGTAGGAATGCAGCAAGCATAGTTGGCACAAAGATAAGGAAAGAAAGCCCCGGAGGGTAAAAGGCCACACGATCAGATCTGCCAGACGTTGCCGGCGTTGATCAATTCTTCCAGTGTTTTGATTTTGGATTCTTCCATACTTCGGATCACCTGCCGTTCCAGAGCCTGATCGTAGGGTTCGGAGGGGAACGACCGGATAACGCCAGTAGCTACGGGGAACTCAGGATAGGCCATCCTGGTCAGCATATAATGCAATGCGATGTCGGGTGTATAGGCATCGTGAACCAAAAGATCATTTTCCGTCATGCCATCTTCTCCCAGACGGACAACCTTCAGTCCCGATCCGTGCAGCACCAGACCCTTATCGCGGTTAACACCGAAGATCATCGGTTTGCCATGTTCCAGGTAGATTGTGCGGTCGTCCTTAACATCCTTTCCCGTAATTTCCTGATGGATCTTATTGTTAAAGATGACGCAGTTTTGCAGTATTTCAACCACGGAGGTCCCATCATGCCGGGCCGCTTTGATAAAGATATCGGTCATCTGTTTGGGTTCTGTATCAATAGCCCTGGCAAAAAAGGTACCCTGGGCTCCCATGGCCAGTTCACCGGGAATGAAGGGGGGCTCGATGGTCCCGTCAGGAGATGTTTTGGTTTTCAATCCCTTGGGAGATGTGGGAGAATATTGTCCTTTTGTTAGTCCGTAGATTTTATTATTAAAAATAAGGATATTGACGTCAATGTTGCGTCGCAGGATATGTATAAAATGGTTACCGCCGATCGCCATACTGTCTCCATCGCCGGTAACCATCCAGACACTCAGTTCCGGATTGGCAATTTTAATTCCCGTTGCGACCGCTGCAGCTCTGCCGTGAAGGCCGTGAAAGCCATAAGTGTTTATATAATAAGGGAAACGGGAAGAGCATCCGATGCCAGATACAAATACGATGTTTTCCTTTTTCATCCCGATTTCCGGCAGGGCATTTTGCACCGCAGACAGGATAGCGTAGTCGCCGCATCCTGCGCACCATTTAACCGGTTGGTCAAGTTTAAAATCGCTTCTGGTCAGTGCAGGCTGATCGGATTTGGTTTCAATACGCTGGTCCATTATTCTTTACCCTCCAGAATTTGATTGAATTTCTGTTTCAGCTCCTCGATCATAAATGGAAGACCCTGAATTTTATTATGTTTCAAATATTTAAACTGTGGAAAAAGTGCACTGAGGTACATTGCAAACTGACCCAGGTTCAGTTCACAGATGATGATTTTCTTGAATCCCGCAAATACGGTTTCGGTATTTCTTGGCAGGGGTTTGATGTAGTTAAACTGTGCGAGGCTGATACGTTTTCCCTGTTGCTGAAGTTCCTGGACCGCGCTGATCATGGCTCCATAGGTTCCTCCCCATCCCACGGCGAGCAGGTCGCCGGTAGGTTCACCCCATACTTTCAGTTCGGGGATGTAATTGGCCACTCTTTGAACTTTCTCTTCCCTGAGCCTGACCATTTTTTCATGGTTAAGTGGATCCTGGGATACAAAGCCGGTGACATCTTCCTTTTCAAGGCTGCCGATCCGGTGGCGAAGTCCTTCCTGTCCGGGGATGGCCCAGTAGCGGCTCAATTTATCAGGATTTCTCCGGTAGGGTTTATAATCCGGATCATTGTCAGCAACCAATGGGGGTACAATTGGAGGTAAACTGGCTATTTTGGGTATGCTCCAGAGTTCAGATCCGTTGGCCAGGTATCCGTCGGTGAGGAGGATCACCGGGGTCATGTGTTCGATGGCTATTTTACAGGCCATATACGCATAATCAAAGCAATCAGAAGGAGAGGAAGCTGCGACGACCACTGCAGGGCTTTCTCCGCACCTGCCGTACAATGCCTGTAAAAGGTCTCCCTGCTCTGTTTTGGTGGGTAAACCCGTAGCAGGTCCTCCCCGCTGAACATCGACCACTACCAGTGGCAGTTCGGTAATGACAGCCAATCCAAGAGCTTCACTCTTCAATGCAAGCCCGGGGCCGGAAGTGGTCGTAACGCCAAGATGACCTGTGAAGCTGGCTCCGATGGCCGAGTTGATCCCTGCAATTTCATCTTCTGCCTGAAAGACCTTGACGCCCAATTGTTTTCTTTTCGCAAGCTCCTGAAGGATCTCCGAAGCAGGGGTGATCGGGTAGGATCCCAGGAACAAATGCCTGCCTGAACGTTCAGAGGCGGCTATGAAACCCCAGGCTACCGCAGTATTGCCGGTTATATTCCGGAATTTGCCTTTCCTTTCCCGGTCGTGAATGATCTGAAAACGGGAATCGAGTGTTTCAAGGGTTTCAGCAAAATGATAGCCTGCCCTCAAAACTTTCTTGTTGGCGTCAGCCAGGATGGTTTTGCTCTTAAACCGTTCTTCCAGAAACTTCTCACCATACTCCAGGCTGCGGTCAAAAAGCCAGTAAAGTATTCCAACAGCAAACTGGTTCTTTGTTTTTTCGGCTGTCTTGCTATCCAGACCCAGTTCTTTCACCGTGGCAAAATTCAAATACGTTATGGGGGCCTTTACGACGTTATAGCCGTCGAGTGTTCCGTCTTCCAGCGGATCGGATGTAAATCCTGCTTTCTGGTAGTTCTTTTCATCGAAATTGTCGCTGTCAATGATAATCGTTGCACCTGGTTTCACCCACTTCAGGTTGGTTTTAAGGGCTGCAGGATTCATGGCCACCAGTACATCGGCCAGGTCACCGGGGGTTTTGATGTCTTTGCTTCCGATGCGCACCTGAAATCCTGAAACACCGGCGACGGTTCCCTGGGGCGCCCTGATCTCGGAAGGATAATCAGGAAATGTTGAAATATCATTCCCAACAAATGCAGAGGTGTCAGAAAACTGAGTTCCACTCATTTGCATACCGTCACCGGAATCACCGGCAAACTTGACCACTGCATCTTCCAACTCAATGATTTTACGCTTTTTAATGCCCATCTTGTTATTTTTATAACAGCTGCAAAGGTAAAGACAATATTCCATCCAACTTAACTTTCAGCATTTTTTTAATCCTTACAATGGCTTGAACCACCCTGGTCACCATCAGAACTTGCCGTAACATTGAATTATTATTGATTGTTTAGACCAAAACTAAATTTTCGAAACCTGTATCCTGTAACAGAAAAAAAAATACTTTTGTACCATCAATTTCAATTGATGCACTTTAATTATTAACCAAAACCTCTTTAACCATGGCTTATAAGATCTCTGATGATTGTACAGCTTGCGGCACTTGCATTGATGAATGTCCGGTTGAAGCCATTTCCGCAGGTGATATTTATGTGATTGATCCTGACGTATGCACCGACTGTGGCACCTGTGCTGATGTTTGTCCTGTAGAAGCAATCCATCCTGAATAATCATCGAAAGAGTATAGATTGAAATCTGAACTTTCTGGTTCAACAGGAAAGTCCACATCCTAAGGATGTGGACTTTTTTTTTATATCAGCCATCCCCGACCATCCCGGGGCGGCACAGTAAATACTTCGTCATAAATTCATACATTTGCTGCACAACATCATTACACCTCTGACTAAATGGATACCTATTCCTATTTATCCAACAGTGATCTGGCACAGCTCGAAGAATTGTATTTAACCTATAAGGCCAATCCTGATTCCGTTGATTTCGGATGGAGAAAATTCTTTGAAGGATATGAATTTGCAGGCGGCTCTTTTTTGACAAATCAGGATAAAATTATTTCCTCCAAAGAGTTCAGTGTAATCACCCTCATTAACGAATACCGTAAAAGGGGGCATTTGTTCACCCAAACCAATCCTGTAAGATCACGCCGCACCTATTCCCCTACCCTTTCCTTTGAAAATTTTGGACTTAGCACTGAGGATCTTGAGCAGACATTTGAAGCCGGCGTTGAGATCGGGATCGGAAAAGCCAGGTTACAAGATATCATTTCCTTCCTGGAGCAGACCTACTGCCAGTCAATTGGCGCTGAATATTTTTACATCAGGAATAGTGAAATGATGAACTGGCTCAAAACGAAAATGGAATCAAGCCGCAACACACCCCACTTTTCCAGAGAACAAAAAATTCAGATCCTCCAGAAACTGACCGAGGCGGTAAGCTTCGAAAAATTTGTTCATAAAAAATTTCCCGGTCAGAAACGTTTTTCCCTGGAAGGAGGAGAGTCCCTTATTCCGGCATTGGATATTTTGATTGAAAAGGGAGCCAGTCTTGGCGTTGAGGAATTAGTGATCGGAATGCCTCACCGTGGCAGGTTGAATGTTCTTACCAATATCCTTGGAAAATCCCATCAGGTAGTTTTCAGTGAATTTGAGGGGATTGCCTATGAGGATGAGGCCTTGCTGGGGGATGTCAAATATCACCTGGGATTCACAGCTCATCGAAGC is part of the Bacteroidales bacterium genome and harbors:
- the lpxK gene encoding tetraacyldisaccharide 4'-kinase; protein product: MGFLRIILYPFAVVFGFISRLRNRLFDLGILPSESFDIPVISVGNLCMGGTGKTPHVEYLICLLKDKYHLATLSRGYGRKTRGFRLAATGSSVKDIGDEPVLLKGKFPEVMVAVDESRRRGVRKLMELDPVPDVILLDDAYQHRYIQPGLNILLTDYFNLYTKDYLIPAGRLREPKSGAKRADIIVVTKTDPVWSPITERYLREELCPEPDQTVCYSYLKYGDPVALSGEKTDLCLQKKGSVLMVSGIANPYPLEVYLKSHFNEFERLTFRDHHQFTAGDVKKIRSVFVSMMGREKIILTTEKDAIRMREANIADLLMDLPVYYLPVRIEFHSASSQTFDSRVLNYVEESK
- a CDS encoding purine-nucleoside phosphorylase; protein product: MWKKVNKIADDIRLKIPYVPKAGIILGTGLSRMADEIQQSTALSYGGIEGFPLTSVAGHTGRLIFGELGNKKVMVMQGRVHSYEGISMQDMVLPIRVMHRLGIELLILTNASGGINPSLEIGDLMVVKDQINLMNSNPLIGKHDQRFGDRFPDMSQVFDRNIISKVQRIALKNHIPLKSGILAAVTGPTFETRAEYAYIRYLGADAVGMSIIPEAIAARQLNLPCCAVTIISDLGVPDKMTKVSHEEVQQASGKSAPYLTLLIKKLLEEW
- a CDS encoding UDP-2,3-diacylglucosamine diphosphatase gives rise to the protein MNSLTTDQSKGKIYFVSDFHFGIPDSRSSLERERKLIRWLDEIRKDAVEIYLMGDLFDFWYEYKTVIPKGFTRFLGKLAEITDAGIPVHLFKGNHDIWAFDYLNKELHITLHRNPEIRVLNGKRFYLAHGDGLGPGDRGYKFLKRTFECPLNQWLYRWLHPDIGTRLGLFFSKRSKYAQIAREKKKAEVVNIPTQRLYQHSQRILESEPGIDYFIFGHHHLPVHLTINDTTHFFLIGDWITNFSYVVFDGQEVELKYFS
- the gap gene encoding type I glyceraldehyde-3-phosphate dehydrogenase; translated protein: MDRIRLAINGFGRIGRITFRELLKSKRIDLIAVNDLADAVNLAHLVKYDSIQGEFRGRVRGEKDGLLVNGKKIHAFSLPQPDNLPWKELDIDVVIEATGEFTTKQLAELHIQAGARRVIISAPSIGPEDNVKFIVMGINDDILSPHDTIISNSSCTTNCVAPLIKILDDNWGIDEAFITTIHSYTRDQNLIDGPHKDFRRGRAAACSIIPTTTGAAKASSRIFPHLEENLGGAGIRVPVVNGSLTDLTCTVQLPASVQDINAAFKKAARGPMRKILQYTFDPIVSADVIGNTHSAIFDANLTAVLGKRRDLVKVVAWYDNEAGYAARLVDLVEKWFSL
- a CDS encoding dipeptidase, whose translation is MTKPMIKDYIQVNRDRFLEELFGLIRIPSISTIASHAPDMQKAAEYWKEIILNAGADKAEIFPTSGNPIVYAEKIIDPALPTILVYAHMDVMPVDPLELWKTDPFEPVIKDGRIYARGADDDKGQSFMHAKAFEYLNKTGQLPCNVKFMIEGEEEIGSVNMGNFCDDNREMLKADIILVSDTSMIAEDIPSITVGLRGLSYMEIEVTGPDRDLHSGIFGGAVANPANILAQIIASLHDSDNRITIPGFYDDVLEISQAERLEMAKAPFDLKAYKESLKIGEIWGEKGYSTMERTGIRPTLDVNGMWSGYTGEGAKTVLPAKAWAKISMRLVPNQDHLKISRLFEQHIKTIAPPYVNVSVKTLHGGQGYVSPTDMIAYQAAERAYAEAYEKKPVPVRSGGSIPIISTFEQKLGLKSILMGFGLESDAIHSPNENYSLHQFFKGIETITYFYQHFAALAKKAGMSPTA
- a CDS encoding cytochrome c biogenesis protein CcdA — encoded protein: MRLLSKDIRMGRLLLFMFFLVGFLKLQAQIYEPVSWSFSSRLISPAEAELLFKAEIENKWHLYSQDIPMSPPATTFTFEDVKGYELVGKVTEPAALEEYDPNFEMVLKYFADEVTFSQKIRLLTKDPVTVKGYVNFMSCDDEKCLPPADEEFEFTFNKEAKTVGSTVDSTPSGEKVSGVPVAPVTTLDLSGDTLASLTETDSTDQPLAQSTLEDSAAGTKEKRSLFYFFLISVLAGFAAILTPCVFPMIPMTVTFFMHDNESKRKARFQAIVYGFSIIAIYTVIGTVVAITLGPNFANFLSTHWLPNVLFFLVFLVFAASFLGAFELTLPSRLVTRSDQRADKGGISGAFFMALTLVLVSFSCTGPLVGAILVESAGGQILKPIVGMFGFALAFALPFTLFAFFPSWLANLPKSGGWLNAVKVVLGFIELALGLKFLSIADQTYHWGILDREVYLAFWIVIFTLMGFYLLGKLKFAHDSDLPYISVTRIILAIITFTFVVYMTPGMFGAPLKALSGYIPPQSTHDFDLNNIIRENVKLVVGSGTNASGGIRQPAEICDKPKYSDFLHLPHGLEGYFDYEQGMACARKLNKPVFIDFTGHGCVNCREMEANVWSNPKVLQRLREQFIIIALYVDDKTPLAENEWITSTYDGKIKKTVGKKFADFQITQFNVNAQPFYVLLDHHGEKLVPPRAYDLDVDEFIDFLDKGIEEFKNRSQH